In Sulfitobacter sp. M39, the following proteins share a genomic window:
- a CDS encoding alpha/beta fold hydrolase, with translation MADPLVLLPGLMSDARVFWPQIAELSAKTAVTVAPITQGERIEEIASGLLDQLPKRFALAGLGLGGAVALEILRRAPDRLTRLALIDASPLAETPQSAAAREMLIVKVKSGRLADAMREELNPVWLAPGPNRAAILEIALDMADTLGPEVYVRQARALQRARDQQAVLRKCKVPTLVMCGEVGKLNPVKRHSFMAELLPYAILRVIEGAGHLPTLEQPEATTAAIKDWLKMPLTPA, from the coding sequence ATGGCTGACCCTCTTGTTCTTCTGCCGGGCCTCATGTCTGACGCGCGGGTGTTCTGGCCGCAGATCGCCGAGCTGTCGGCGAAAACCGCTGTGACTGTCGCCCCGATTACCCAAGGCGAGCGGATCGAGGAAATCGCCTCTGGTCTGCTGGATCAGTTGCCCAAGCGTTTCGCGCTGGCGGGGTTGGGGTTGGGCGGTGCTGTCGCGCTTGAGATTTTGCGCCGTGCGCCGGATCGGTTGACGCGGTTGGCGTTGATCGATGCCAGCCCGCTGGCCGAAACGCCGCAGAGCGCCGCCGCGCGCGAGATGTTGATCGTCAAGGTCAAGTCGGGGCGGCTGGCCGATGCCATGCGCGAAGAGCTGAACCCCGTCTGGCTCGCCCCCGGTCCGAACCGCGCGGCGATCCTTGAGATCGCGCTGGATATGGCCGATACGCTGGGGCCGGAGGTCTATGTACGCCAAGCCCGCGCCTTGCAACGGGCCCGTGACCAGCAGGCGGTGCTACGCAAGTGCAAGGTGCCGACGTTGGTGATGTGTGGCGAGGTGGGTAAGCTTAACCCCGTCAAACGCCATAGTTTCATGGCTGAACTGCTGCCTTATGCGATTTTGCGCGTGATCGAGGGGGCAGGGCATCTGCCCACGCTTGAACAGCCCGAAGCCACGACTGCCGCGATCAAGGACTGGTTGAAGATGCCCCTGACCCCTGCATGA
- a CDS encoding DUF6151 family protein, with product MPAAPRDLPFACACGTVKGTLRGVTPARGSHAQCHCIDCRAAEVYLDQPDPAPRAIQLFQTTPDRFHFDQGFDKLSVFSFGEINLLRWYASCCGTPMFNTLRKPKLAFASIMTRTLSDPAPLGPIVGTGYIPTPSGKLRNEGLPRLIWGALSRAAGAKVTGRWKMNPFIDPDTATPKRPVHIVPRDQRKAITEALR from the coding sequence ATGCCCGCCGCGCCGCGTGACCTGCCCTTTGCCTGTGCCTGCGGCACGGTCAAAGGGACCCTGCGCGGTGTGACACCCGCGCGCGGCAGCCACGCCCAATGCCACTGCATCGATTGCCGCGCGGCCGAGGTCTACCTCGACCAGCCCGACCCCGCGCCACGGGCGATCCAGCTGTTCCAGACCACCCCCGACAGGTTCCACTTCGATCAGGGTTTCGACAAATTGTCGGTGTTTTCCTTCGGGGAGATAAATCTGCTGCGCTGGTATGCCTCTTGCTGTGGCACGCCGATGTTTAACACGCTGCGCAAGCCCAAGCTCGCCTTTGCCAGCATCATGACCCGCACCCTGTCCGACCCTGCCCCGCTTGGGCCGATCGTCGGCACCGGCTATATCCCGACGCCCTCGGGCAAGCTGCGGAACGAAGGGCTGCCGCGGTTGATCTGGGGGGCGTTGTCGCGGGCGGCGGGGGCCAAGGTGACAGGCCGATGGAAGATGAACCCCTTTATCGATCCGGACACAGCAACGCCCAAACGCCCCGTGCACATCGTCCCGCGCGACCAGCGCAAAGCGATCACCGAGGCGCTGCGCTAA
- the phaZ gene encoding polyhydroxyalkanoate depolymerase has product MKYMASYDLMETVRNTNQWLGATALAMASYPAFAAIPNPALNWMAAWGEVTERSFSRMVVKPDWDIPPAVGVDGADHPVLIEKELEGPFGDLVHFVVQGRDAPKRKILLVAPMSGHYATLLRSTVISLIPDADLYITDWHNARDIPVSAGKFDVEDYTLRLVDYMRHLGPDVHVIAVCQPAPLTLAATAYLAEQDPKAQPSSLTLIGGPIDTAASPTEVTDFGHRVNMNQLQEMMIQQVGFQHQGVGRKVYPGLLQLNSFITMNAETHAKAFRDQIMRVAQGVAGDHDKHNKFYDEYLAVMDMPAEFYLSTVQRIFKDNEIGTNSFSIMGQPVDIGKITDVAVKTVEGTKDDISAPGQCIAALNLCTGLPDDKKASHLEDGAGHYGIFAGKSWRENIRPLVLKFIDDNQRTAKATAPKAPAAPASAGKTSIPAQKSTA; this is encoded by the coding sequence ATGAAGTATATGGCATCTTACGATTTAATGGAAACGGTGAGAAACACCAACCAGTGGCTGGGTGCCACGGCGTTGGCGATGGCATCGTATCCCGCTTTTGCAGCCATCCCGAACCCTGCGCTGAACTGGATGGCCGCATGGGGCGAAGTTACCGAACGCAGCTTTTCGCGCATGGTGGTCAAACCTGATTGGGATATCCCCCCCGCCGTGGGCGTCGATGGTGCGGACCATCCCGTCCTGATCGAGAAAGAACTGGAAGGTCCCTTTGGCGATCTGGTGCATTTCGTCGTACAGGGCCGCGATGCGCCCAAGCGCAAGATCCTGCTGGTCGCGCCCATGTCGGGTCACTATGCGACGCTGCTGCGGTCGACCGTCATCAGCCTGATTCCTGACGCGGACCTTTATATCACCGACTGGCACAACGCCCGCGACATCCCCGTCAGCGCCGGCAAGTTCGACGTAGAGGATTATACCCTGCGGCTCGTTGACTATATGCGCCATCTGGGCCCCGACGTGCATGTCATCGCCGTGTGCCAACCCGCACCGCTGACCCTCGCCGCGACCGCCTATTTGGCGGAACAGGATCCCAAGGCGCAGCCAAGCTCGCTCACATTGATCGGCGGGCCGATCGACACCGCGGCCAGCCCGACCGAGGTGACGGATTTCGGCCACCGCGTGAACATGAACCAACTGCAAGAGATGATGATCCAGCAGGTCGGCTTCCAGCACCAAGGCGTGGGCCGCAAGGTCTATCCCGGTCTGCTGCAGCTGAATTCCTTTATCACGATGAACGCCGAAACCCATGCCAAGGCCTTCCGCGACCAGATCATGCGTGTCGCACAAGGGGTGGCGGGCGACCACGACAAACACAATAAGTTCTACGACGAATACCTCGCCGTGATGGACATGCCCGCTGAATTCTACCTCTCCACCGTGCAGCGGATCTTCAAGGATAACGAGATCGGCACCAACAGCTTCTCGATCATGGGCCAGCCCGTAGACATCGGCAAGATCACCGATGTCGCCGTCAAAACGGTCGAGGGCACCAAGGACGATATCTCGGCCCCCGGTCAATGTATCGCGGCGCTGAACCTCTGCACCGGCCTGCCCGACGACAAAAAGGCAAGCCACCTTGAAGACGGCGCAGGGCACTACGGGATCTTTGCCGGCAAAAGCTGGCGCGAGAATATCCGCCCGCTGGTGCTGAAGTTCATCGACGACAACCAGCGCACGGCCAAGGCGACCGCGCCCAAGGCCCCTGCGGCCCCGGCCAGCGCGGGTAAAACCTCGATCCCCGCACAGAAGTCGACGGCATAA
- a CDS encoding PHA/PHB synthase family protein, translating to MTIKTTKTDAESSKAQERMEENLRKVEALGARLSQIMVGRDTHQASLDGPNQELFAKAAASYWTEAVQNPAKMIEQQVSYWSKSVGHFMEAQQALAKGKLAAPEDTSPEDRRFANPLWKSHPYFNFVKQQYQINAEALGQAVDHVADLAPHEKKRLQYFSRQIIDMMSPTNFLATNPDALERAVATEGESLIRGLENLIADLEANNGELIVRLADESAFELGRNIATSPGKVVYRNKLFELIQYSPSTEKVDATPIVIFPPWINKFYILDLKAQNSLVKWIVDQGYTLFMVSWVNPDQSHRDIGMGDYIEDGFLTAIREIKEITAQKQVHAVGYCIAGTTLSLTLSLMKQRGDTSVKSATFFTALTDFSDQGEFQPFLTDDFIDGIEAETKDKGILPSVIMARTFSFLRSNDLVYGPAIKSYMLGDTPPAFDLLYWNGDGANLPQRMAMEYLRGLCQQNKLVEGGFELLGHRLKLEDIDVPLIAIGCETDHIAPWKDSYRGVRMMGSEDKTFVMTQSGHIAGIVNPPSKGKYGHYTNDNLSLDHADWLEGAKFHEGSWWPRWGAWLENRSDGKVDARIPGEKGRDTLGDAPGTYVARKARG from the coding sequence ATGACAATAAAAACAACCAAGACCGACGCAGAGAGCTCCAAGGCACAGGAACGTATGGAGGAAAACCTGCGTAAGGTCGAAGCGCTTGGCGCGCGGCTGTCGCAGATCATGGTCGGGCGGGACACGCATCAGGCGAGTTTGGACGGCCCGAATCAAGAGCTGTTTGCAAAGGCCGCCGCGTCCTATTGGACCGAAGCCGTACAGAACCCCGCCAAGATGATCGAACAGCAGGTGTCCTACTGGAGCAAATCCGTCGGCCACTTTATGGAGGCGCAGCAGGCGCTGGCCAAAGGCAAGCTGGCCGCGCCGGAAGATACCTCGCCCGAGGATCGCCGCTTTGCAAACCCGCTGTGGAAATCGCACCCCTATTTCAACTTTGTCAAACAGCAGTACCAGATCAACGCAGAGGCCTTGGGCCAAGCGGTTGATCACGTGGCCGATCTCGCCCCGCATGAAAAGAAACGGCTGCAATACTTTAGCCGCCAGATCATCGACATGATGAGCCCGACCAACTTTCTGGCTACCAACCCCGATGCGCTGGAACGCGCTGTCGCGACCGAGGGCGAAAGCCTGATCCGCGGGCTGGAGAACCTGATTGCCGACCTAGAGGCGAATAACGGCGAGCTGATCGTGCGGCTGGCCGATGAAAGCGCGTTTGAACTGGGCCGCAACATCGCCACATCCCCCGGCAAGGTCGTCTATCGCAACAAGCTGTTCGAGCTGATCCAATACAGTCCCAGCACCGAAAAGGTCGACGCCACGCCGATCGTGATCTTCCCACCCTGGATCAATAAATTCTATATCCTTGATCTCAAGGCTCAGAACAGTCTGGTGAAATGGATCGTGGATCAGGGCTATACGCTGTTTATGGTGTCATGGGTCAATCCGGACCAAAGTCATCGTGACATCGGCATGGGCGACTATATCGAGGACGGGTTCCTGACCGCGATCCGCGAAATCAAAGAGATCACCGCGCAAAAACAGGTGCACGCCGTGGGCTATTGCATCGCGGGGACCACGCTGTCGCTGACGCTGTCTTTGATGAAGCAGCGCGGCGATACATCCGTTAAATCCGCAACCTTTTTTACCGCGCTCACCGATTTCTCCGATCAGGGGGAGTTCCAGCCCTTCCTGACCGATGACTTTATCGACGGGATCGAGGCAGAGACCAAGGACAAGGGGATCCTGCCCTCGGTCATCATGGCGCGGACGTTCTCTTTCTTGCGGTCGAATGATCTGGTCTATGGGCCCGCGATCAAAAGCTACATGCTGGGCGACACGCCTCCGGCCTTTGATCTGCTGTATTGGAACGGCGACGGGGCGAACCTGCCGCAGCGGATGGCGATGGAGTATCTGCGCGGGCTTTGCCAGCAGAACAAGCTGGTCGAGGGTGGCTTTGAACTGTTGGGTCATCGCCTGAAGCTGGAGGATATCGATGTGCCGCTGATCGCCATCGGCTGCGAGACCGACCACATCGCGCCGTGGAAAGACAGCTATCGCGGCGTGCGCATGATGGGCAGCGAGGACAAGACCTTTGTGATGACCCAATCGGGCCATATCGCGGGGATCGTGAACCCGCCGAGCAAAGGCAAGTATGGCCACTACACAAACGACAACCTGTCGCTGGATCACGCGGACTGGCTGGAGGGGGCAAAGTTCCACGAAGGGTCGTGGTGGCCCCGCTGGGGCGCGTGGCTGGAGAATCGCTCTGACGGGAAAGTCGATGCCCGTATTCCGGGTGAAAAGGGCCGTGATACCTTGGGCGATGCGCCGGGTACCTATGTGGCGCGCAAGGCAAGGGGCTGA
- a CDS encoding phasin family protein has product MTKTPDFAAMMKDMMGAFPVDTSAMNDAFKTTATLNEKLSGVALNAAEKSAEISSKWTKDTLAKMSEMSKAKQEPADYAKAMTEFTSASAEVASEHMAAFAEIAKKVQMDTVELMMAAGKDMSEEATAAVKKATSDATAATKKAAAK; this is encoded by the coding sequence ATGACGAAGACACCAGATTTCGCCGCGATGATGAAAGACATGATGGGTGCATTCCCAGTTGACACATCCGCAATGAACGACGCGTTCAAAACAACCGCGACACTGAACGAAAAGCTGTCCGGCGTAGCGCTGAACGCTGCCGAGAAATCCGCCGAGATTTCCAGCAAATGGACAAAAGACACTCTGGCAAAAATGTCCGAGATGTCGAAAGCCAAGCAAGAGCCTGCAGATTACGCCAAAGCAATGACCGAGTTCACCTCGGCCTCTGCTGAAGTCGCGTCCGAGCATATGGCCGCTTTCGCTGAAATCGCGAAAAAGGTTCAGATGGACACGGTTGAGCTGATGATGGCTGCGGGCAAAGACATGTCCGAAGAAGCAACAGCTGCTGTGAAAAAAGCGACATCCGACGCGACAGCCGCCACAAAGAAAGCCGCTGCGAAGTAA
- the phaR gene encoding polyhydroxyalkanoate synthesis repressor PhaR — MTETVKPLLIKRYASRRLYNTETSDYVTLDDISGFIRDGREVQIVDLKSGDDLTRQYLLQIIAEHESRGESVLPVDVLNDLVRSYMSPDASVVPQFLKTSFDMLRDGQARVLENMNTINPMAKMPGFEVMQAQQEAFMKAMTGNMPTPWNGMGKTDQRPASAKGDDAESLDAIKQQLAELQEKLSKLK; from the coding sequence GTGACCGAAACAGTCAAGCCCCTGCTTATCAAACGATATGCCAGCCGCCGCCTGTATAATACTGAAACCAGTGACTATGTGACGCTGGATGATATCTCGGGGTTTATCCGCGACGGGCGCGAGGTGCAGATTGTGGACCTGAAATCAGGCGACGATCTGACCCGCCAATATCTGCTGCAAATCATCGCCGAACATGAAAGCCGTGGTGAATCCGTGCTGCCCGTGGATGTGCTAAACGATCTTGTGCGCAGCTATATGTCCCCCGATGCGAGCGTTGTGCCGCAGTTCCTCAAGACATCGTTTGACATGCTGCGCGACGGTCAGGCGCGGGTGCTTGAGAACATGAACACGATCAACCCGATGGCGAAGATGCCCGGTTTCGAGGTCATGCAGGCCCAGCAAGAGGCGTTCATGAAGGCGATGACCGGCAATATGCCGACACCTTGGAACGGCATGGGCAAGACCGACCAGCGCCCCGCCAGCGCCAAGGGCGATGACGCCGAAAGTCTGGATGCGATCAAACAACAACTCGCCGAGCTGCAGGAAAAACTCTCCAAGCTGAAGTGA
- a CDS encoding DegT/DnrJ/EryC1/StrS family aminotransferase, translating into MTLPDMHSAEAIPDTARAEIEQLLQSGDLFRYTAAADAPVSLLEAEFAQMMGSRYALAVSSCSAALFLSLLALDLPQNAKVLIPGFTFAAVPSAVIHANYTPVLCEVGANYRIDMADFAAKLPGVDAVIISHMRGHTSDMDAIMQLCDAANVPVIEDAAHSLGTLWHDRKIGTIGKIGCFSFQSYKMVNAGEGGILITDDADLVARAIIMSGAYEHNWKKHPGIADACARWQNKLPLYNLRLNNLSAVLVRAQLAELPRRVADGLRNHDYVAGKLNAAPQIDVPAPLPPETRAPDSIQFNLVGLDDAAIRAFAEASAKAGVKVQVFGQSTDNARAFWNWQFIKDLPDLPRTRAMLMTACDVRLPVQLQPAELDAIVNVLLGALATVTKSAAA; encoded by the coding sequence ATGACCCTGCCCGACATGCACAGCGCCGAAGCCATTCCCGACACAGCCCGCGCCGAGATAGAGCAGCTGTTGCAAAGCGGCGATCTGTTTCGTTACACCGCTGCCGCCGATGCGCCGGTGTCCCTGCTGGAGGCCGAGTTTGCCCAAATGATGGGCAGCCGCTATGCGCTGGCGGTGTCGTCCTGCTCTGCCGCGCTGTTTCTGTCACTGCTGGCGCTGGACCTGCCGCAGAATGCCAAGGTGCTGATCCCCGGCTTTACCTTCGCGGCCGTCCCCTCTGCCGTGATCCACGCCAACTATACGCCGGTGCTCTGCGAGGTCGGGGCGAACTACCGGATCGATATGGCGGATTTCGCCGCCAAGCTGCCGGGTGTCGACGCGGTGATCATCAGCCACATGCGGGGGCATACCTCGGATATGGATGCGATCATGCAGCTGTGCGATGCCGCAAACGTGCCGGTGATTGAGGATGCGGCCCATTCGCTCGGCACCCTCTGGCACGACCGCAAGATCGGCACCATCGGCAAGATCGGCTGCTTTTCCTTCCAGTCCTACAAGATGGTCAACGCGGGCGAAGGCGGCATCCTGATCACCGACGACGCCGATCTGGTGGCCCGTGCGATCATCATGTCCGGTGCCTATGAACATAACTGGAAGAAACACCCCGGCATCGCGGACGCCTGTGCGCGCTGGCAGAACAAACTGCCGCTTTATAACCTGCGGCTCAACAACCTGTCAGCGGTGCTCGTGCGGGCCCAACTGGCCGAACTGCCCCGCCGTGTGGCCGACGGTCTGCGCAACCACGACTATGTCGCGGGCAAGCTGAACGCCGCGCCCCAGATCGACGTCCCCGCCCCGCTGCCCCCCGAAACCCGCGCGCCGGATTCCATCCAGTTCAATCTGGTCGGGCTGGACGATGCCGCCATCCGCGCCTTTGCCGAAGCCAGCGCCAAGGCCGGCGTCAAGGTTCAGGTCTTCGGCCAAAGCACCGACAACGCGCGCGCCTTCTGGAACTGGCAGTTCATCAAAGACCTGCCCGACCTGCCCCGGACCCGCGCCATGTTGATGACAGCTTGCGACGTGCGCCTGCCCGTACAGCTGCAACCAGCCGAGCTCGACGCGATTGTGAATGTGCTGCTCGGGGCGCTGGCGACGGTGACGAAATCCGCCGCGGCCTGA
- a CDS encoding NAD(P)/FAD-dependent oxidoreductase, whose amino-acid sequence MNLLYANDAPGRYPDSWYAATATPTDAYPTLKGDQRADVCVLGGGYTGLSAALHLAQAGRRVVLVEAQRVGFGASGRNGGQLGSGQRVEQDTLEKMVGRDGATRLWDLGEDAKALVKSLIKTHDIDCHLKPGVAWTASSAGDVEHLHAYASFLQDRYGYDQIEVLDRDALRTVCASPAYRGGILDMGAAHLHPLNLALGLARAAQAAGVEIYERSAVHHITEGSPATVQTDGGRVTADHVILACNGYLGGLNRKVAAKVMPINNFIVATEPLGDRVKDVLPRDVAVADSKFVVNYFRLSHDGRLLFGGGESYGYRFPSDLAAKARKPMAQVFPALRDVKIDYAWGGTLAITMKRLPFLARVAPNILSASGYSGHGVGTAIHAGQLMARAIQGDGDGFDTMSALPTPTFPGGGALRSPLLALAMSWFSLRDRLGI is encoded by the coding sequence ATGAACCTGCTATACGCAAACGATGCACCGGGCCGCTATCCAGACAGCTGGTACGCCGCGACCGCAACCCCGACCGATGCCTACCCCACGCTCAAGGGCGATCAGCGCGCGGATGTCTGCGTTTTGGGGGGCGGCTATACCGGCCTGTCGGCTGCGCTGCATCTGGCACAGGCCGGTCGCCGCGTCGTGCTGGTCGAGGCGCAGCGCGTGGGCTTTGGGGCCTCGGGGCGCAATGGCGGGCAATTGGGGAGCGGTCAGCGCGTCGAACAGGACACGCTGGAAAAGATGGTCGGACGCGATGGCGCAACGCGCCTATGGGATCTGGGCGAGGACGCCAAGGCGCTTGTCAAAAGCCTGATCAAGACCCATGACATCGATTGCCACCTCAAGCCCGGCGTCGCCTGGACCGCCAGTTCTGCCGGTGACGTGGAGCATCTGCACGCCTATGCCAGCTTCTTGCAGGACCGCTATGGCTACGACCAGATAGAGGTGTTGGACCGCGACGCGCTGCGCACTGTCTGTGCCTCGCCCGCCTATCGCGGCGGTATTCTGGATATGGGGGCCGCGCATCTGCATCCGCTCAACCTCGCCCTTGGGCTGGCACGGGCAGCGCAGGCGGCAGGGGTCGAGATATATGAACGCAGTGCGGTGCATCACATCACCGAAGGCAGCCCCGCCACTGTGCAGACCGATGGCGGGCGGGTGACGGCGGACCATGTGATCCTCGCCTGCAACGGGTATCTGGGCGGGCTGAACCGCAAGGTCGCGGCCAAGGTCATGCCGATCAACAACTTTATCGTCGCCACCGAACCCTTGGGCGACCGCGTGAAAGACGTGCTGCCCCGGGATGTCGCCGTGGCCGATAGCAAATTCGTGGTGAATTATTTCAGGCTGAGCCATGATGGGCGGCTGCTGTTCGGTGGCGGCGAAAGCTATGGCTACCGCTTCCCCAGCGACCTCGCCGCCAAGGCACGCAAACCTATGGCGCAGGTTTTCCCCGCGCTGCGCGACGTCAAGATCGACTACGCCTGGGGCGGCACGCTGGCGATCACCATGAAACGGCTGCCCTTTCTGGCCCGCGTGGCACCGAACATCCTGTCGGCTTCGGGCTATTCCGGCCACGGCGTCGGCACCGCGATCCACGCAGGGCAGCTGATGGCCCGTGCGATCCAGGGCGATGGCGACGGCTTTGACACGATGAGCGCCCTGCCCACGCCGACCTTCCCCGGCGGCGGCGCGCTGCGCAGCCCGCTGCTTGCGCTCGCCATGAGCTGGTTCAGCCTGCGCGACCGGTTGGGGATATAG
- a CDS encoding glutamine synthetase family protein has product MSDWLEELPPAAREYLEGKRLDEVECIIPDLPGIARGKAVPATKFARQEYFHLPDSIFYQTITGEWGDAAGADGFIEKDMILRPDISTATAAPWTGDWTLQVIHDAFDRDGNPVEYSPRNVLKRVVDLYRAQGWEPVVAPEMEFFLVARNLDPAHEIKPMMGRSGRPAAARQAYSMTAVDEFGPVIDDIYDFAEAQGFEIDGITQEGGAGQLEINLIHGDPVRLADEVFYFKRLIREAALRHDCYATFMAKPIANEPGSAMHIHHSVLDATTGKNIFSGPQGGETDAFYHFIAGMQNHMPDALAVIAPYVNSYRRYVKDHAAPINLEWGRDNRTTGIRVPLSGPASRRVENRLAGMDCNPYLGIAASLACGYLGLMEQKKPKAEFKGDAYDGDGDIPQVLGSALDLFEEATTLHEVLGPEFARVYAIVKRAEYEEFLHVISPWEREHLLMNV; this is encoded by the coding sequence ATGTCCGACTGGCTTGAAGAGCTTCCCCCCGCAGCACGCGAATATCTAGAGGGCAAGCGGCTCGACGAAGTTGAATGTATCATCCCCGACCTCCCCGGCATCGCACGCGGCAAAGCGGTGCCCGCCACAAAATTCGCACGGCAGGAATATTTCCACCTGCCCGACAGCATCTTTTACCAGACCATCACCGGTGAATGGGGCGACGCCGCCGGTGCCGACGGGTTCATCGAAAAAGACATGATCCTGCGCCCCGATATCTCGACCGCGACCGCCGCCCCTTGGACCGGCGACTGGACGCTGCAAGTGATCCACGACGCCTTTGACCGCGACGGCAATCCAGTTGAATATTCGCCGCGCAATGTGCTGAAACGCGTTGTCGATCTCTACCGTGCCCAAGGCTGGGAGCCGGTTGTCGCCCCCGAGATGGAGTTCTTTCTGGTCGCGCGCAACCTCGACCCCGCGCATGAGATCAAACCGATGATGGGCCGCTCCGGCCGCCCTGCTGCCGCGCGCCAGGCCTATTCCATGACCGCGGTCGATGAATTCGGCCCCGTGATCGACGACATCTACGACTTTGCCGAAGCGCAGGGGTTCGAGATTGACGGCATCACCCAAGAAGGCGGCGCGGGCCAGCTTGAGATCAACCTGATCCACGGTGATCCGGTGCGGCTGGCCGACGAGGTGTTCTATTTCAAGCGTCTGATCCGCGAAGCCGCCCTGCGCCACGATTGCTATGCCACCTTCATGGCGAAACCCATCGCCAACGAACCCGGCAGCGCCATGCATATCCACCATTCGGTGCTGGATGCCACGACGGGCAAGAACATCTTCTCTGGCCCACAAGGGGGCGAAACAGATGCCTTCTACCACTTTATCGCCGGAATGCAGAACCACATGCCCGACGCGCTGGCCGTTATTGCGCCCTATGTGAACAGCTACCGGCGCTACGTCAAAGACCATGCCGCGCCGATCAATCTGGAATGGGGCCGCGACAACCGCACCACGGGCATCCGCGTACCCCTGTCCGGCCCCGCGTCGCGCCGGGTCGAGAACCGCTTGGCCGGGATGGACTGCAACCCCTACCTCGGCATCGCCGCCTCGCTCGCCTGCGGCTATCTGGGTCTGATGGAACAGAAAAAGCCCAAAGCCGAATTCAAGGGCGACGCCTATGACGGCGACGGGGATATCCCGCAGGTGCTGGGATCCGCGCTGGATCTCTTCGAAGAGGCCACGACCCTGCACGAGGTGTTGGGCCCCGAGTTCGCCCGCGTCTACGCCATCGTCAAACGCGCGGAATACGAAGAGTTCCTGCATGTGATTTCCCCGTGGGAACGCGAGCACCTGTTGATGAACGTCTAG
- a CDS encoding type 1 glutamine amidotransferase translates to MKIGILQTGHSPDNMKAALGDYGDMFVKLLGGHGFDFKIWSVVDGDFPASAVEADGWLITGSKHGAYEDHDWIPPLEQLIRAIREAGRPLVGICFGHQIIAQALGGKVEKFAGGWSVGRTEYTIDGETLALNAWHQDQVTQLPDGAKVVGASDFCANAALLYDDQIWTIQPHPEFTQDFIDGLIRTRGKGVVPDHQLQAASALLDAPTDNAKIADHIADFLKKERL, encoded by the coding sequence ATGAAAATCGGTATCCTTCAAACCGGCCACTCCCCCGACAATATGAAAGCCGCGCTTGGCGATTATGGCGATATGTTCGTCAAATTGCTGGGCGGGCACGGGTTCGACTTCAAGATCTGGTCCGTGGTCGATGGCGACTTCCCCGCCTCGGCGGTGGAGGCGGACGGCTGGCTAATCACCGGATCGAAACACGGTGCCTACGAGGATCACGACTGGATCCCCCCGCTGGAACAGCTGATCCGCGCCATCCGCGAGGCAGGCCGCCCGCTGGTCGGCATCTGCTTTGGCCACCAGATCATTGCCCAAGCCCTTGGCGGCAAGGTCGAGAAATTCGCCGGCGGCTGGTCCGTGGGCCGCACCGAATACACCATCGACGGAGAGACCTTGGCCCTGAACGCCTGGCATCAGGATCAGGTCACCCAATTGCCCGACGGGGCCAAGGTGGTCGGTGCCTCTGATTTCTGCGCCAATGCGGCCCTGCTATATGATGATCAGATCTGGACCATCCAGCCCCACCCCGAATTCACCCAAGACTTTATCGACGGGCTGATCCGCACCCGCGGCAAAGGCGTGGTGCCCGATCACCAGCTTCAGGCGGCCTCTGCCCTGCTGGACGCCCCCACCGACAATGCAAAAATCGCCGACCATATTGCAGATTTCCTCAAGAAAGAGAGATTATGA